A single Gemmatimonadota bacterium DNA region contains:
- a CDS encoding sigma-70 family RNA polymerase sigma factor codes for MNDSLPGDKILVDKACGGDERVFADLINQHRSLVFGVIWAVLQDADDTEDATQETFILAYRNLDQLDDVGKFSSWLYTIARNVALKWVRKRTLEARGLSRVQEYQQLEFVHPEKAVELQYASALKRAFKLLSPADRMVTTLFYLVGLHQSQIASILGIPVGTVKSRLHRSRKQLKRRLLVMGNETHVDHENQEDYGRRVIGGMRGVIHWQKLIQSDGLTDWRPAKGHTEASLHRVWTRTEDGILGEAGPSSDNDSPLIIGDSSWGSYELSLLITPISGGNAQVFFRMSEDERCWYLLDFLLGWQAVAISKVSPEGLTKLSVVNYPIEHGQEYDVQIAARGASLTSYIDGKLVNQVTDFSYQSGPIALNVWESNTAFRDLRFRLLH; via the coding sequence ATGAATGATTCATTACCGGGCGACAAGATCCTGGTCGATAAAGCCTGTGGTGGCGATGAGAGAGTATTTGCCGACCTGATTAACCAGCACCGATCTCTGGTGTTTGGGGTTATATGGGCTGTGCTGCAAGATGCTGATGATACCGAAGATGCCACGCAAGAAACATTTATTCTCGCCTATCGGAATCTCGACCAGCTCGATGATGTTGGCAAGTTCTCATCCTGGCTTTATACAATTGCGCGCAACGTGGCTCTCAAATGGGTGAGAAAGCGAACCCTTGAGGCACGGGGATTATCAAGGGTGCAGGAATATCAACAGCTTGAGTTTGTGCATCCTGAGAAAGCGGTGGAGTTACAGTACGCATCTGCTCTGAAGCGGGCTTTCAAATTGCTTTCTCCGGCGGATCGGATGGTCACTACGCTGTTTTATCTGGTCGGATTACATCAGAGTCAGATTGCCAGTATTCTCGGTATTCCGGTGGGTACTGTCAAGAGTCGGTTACACAGATCGCGAAAACAACTGAAAAGGAGGCTTTTAGTCATGGGAAATGAAACACATGTAGATCATGAAAATCAGGAAGATTACGGGCGCAGAGTTATTGGTGGAATGAGAGGGGTTATCCACTGGCAGAAGTTGATCCAGAGCGATGGGTTGACGGACTGGCGTCCCGCAAAAGGACATACCGAAGCGTCTTTGCATCGCGTTTGGACGCGCACGGAAGATGGTATCTTGGGTGAAGCAGGACCCTCAAGTGACAACGATTCTCCGCTTATCATCGGTGATTCTTCCTGGGGAAGTTATGAACTGTCGCTTCTCATTACGCCTATTTCAGGCGGCAATGCTCAGGTTTTCTTCCGAATGTCCGAGGACGAACGGTGCTGGTATTTGCTGGATTTCTTATTGGGCTGGCAGGCTGTCGCCATTAGCAAGGTTAGTCCCGAGGGGCTGACAAAGCTCAGTGTGGTTAATTATCCCATTGAGCACGGACAGGAATACGATGTGCAAATCGCCGCCCGGGGCGCGTCTCTTACTTCATATATTGACGGTAAGTTGGTCAATCAAGTGACCGATTTTAGTTATCAATCGGGACCAATTGCGCTGAATGTGTGGGAAAGCAACACGGCTTTTCGGGACCTTCGATTCCGTCTTTTGCATTGA